The Polaribacter sp. HaHaR_3_91 genomic sequence TTTCTACTGCAGTATAAGCCTCTGTATCTAAAACAACATTTAAGTTTGTAATACTACTATATGCGTTTAAAGCTAATTCAGAAACAGAACTATAACTACCATGAGATTCTATTACAGAAGCAAAAGTGGTGTTTTGAGTATTTTTTCTTCGGATAATAAAAGAAGGTTCTTTACGTAAATTATACTCTGGATCGTTTGCACCAATTCTTGCCAAAATCAACTCATCATTTGCATTAGAAGCGGTTGTTAATGTGTAGAATAAATCATTATTTTTCCAAGAGAACACCGTATTAGCATCAGCAGGTTTTCCTGAAGCCTCTTTCCATAAATGCTGATAACCATTCTTTTTTCCTAAAGGATTTAGTTGATCATACGTTTCAAACTCAAAATTAGTTTTCATAATATGACCTAAGTAATAATAAGGTAAATCATATTGCTTTTTACTATCTGATTTTATTTTAAAAAGATCTATTGTAAATGGTCTTTCAAAATCTTCATCTTTAATTAAGGCAAGAGTTCTAAGCATTTCTGTACCAGGATAAGCATTTACCTCTGTTGCACTTAATATCTGTATATTAGGATTTTTATCATCATAAAAATACAAGTCTGAATGGTGTTTGGTTCCAATCTCAAACTTACCTTCAAAATGACTTTCTTCATTTACGGTAATTGTATTATGTGCAATAGTTTGTTTTGCCCATGTTTGGTTTTCTTTTAAATAATTACCTCCACCTTTTTGTTCAATATTTACAAAACGAGCTAAACCATAATCTTGCAATACTTCATTACCCTTTTCATGTAAAGAGAAAGATAATTTATCATAATGACCATGACTAGAACCATGTGAAGCGTATTTATACACCAACTCTAAATTATCACTTCTTAAAATACCAACTCCACCTTCGTCTCCTTTTTTACCGTCAGATAAATTAACAGATTTTTTTGTAAAAGGTTTCTCTAAGCCTTCTTTAATTCCAATTGCAATTGCTAAACCAGTATCATCTAAAACAACTCTATCTTGTTTTTTAGCAATACTTAACAACTCAGGATTTTCTCCTCCAAACTTATAAGCAATGTCTACTGCAGAAACCAACGCTGCTGTATAATAAGACATTCCTTTCTGGCCATCATTTAATGGAAAAAAATCTCCATCTGCATCCGATAAGTTTAGTAAAGCATCTACTGCTTTTAATAAAACGCCATCTTTATATTCAAATATTTTTAATTCTGGTTTTACATTGTGTAATGCTTCAGCAAAAATTAAAAAAGGATACATGGCATAACGTTGGTAATAAGGACCTTCATTATAATAACCATCTGGAGAAAAAGGCTCGTCTAAGTTACCGAAAAAGCCTAACCTTAATCCTTCAACTTTAATAAAACCACCATCATTGTCTCTCATTCCGGTATTTAAATTATCAGTTTTTAAACCGTTTAATGCATTGTCTAACAACTCATCGTTGTCCATAACCAAGGCAATCATTCCAACAGCTACATTACCCCAAGTACTATGGTTATGTACTCTGTTAAAAAATTGAGGATTCCCTTCTGATATAAATTCAGCAAACGGAATAAATAAATCGTTTTCTAATGTTTCTCTTTCTTCTTTAGACAACCAATCATATACGCAATCATAAGCTTGTGCAGAATACACTAACCAATTAGAATCATTTAAACATTGCCAAAATAATTTACCTCTTGCATACGACCTTGTTTGTGGGTGTACAGGTAATGTTGGATATAATTTTGCATACGCAAACAACATATCTTTAACATAGTTTGCATATTTTTCATCATTCAAAATCTGAAATAAGACTCCAGCTTTTTGAATAATTATAAAGTTTTTCTTGTGACGTTCATGTGTATAACCTCCAGATAAATCTTTAGGAATAGGAACTAATATTCCTAATTC encodes the following:
- a CDS encoding alginate lyase family protein, coding for MKKFSIQLIALFFISFIAISCNKTTENANEDAKKEGSHPKLILTKEGVDNIRKNLGNVPIFDKTLADTKAEVDAEIELGILVPIPKDLSGGYTHERHKKNFIIIQKAGVLFQILNDEKYANYVKDMLFAYAKLYPTLPVHPQTRSYARGKLFWQCLNDSNWLVYSAQAYDCVYDWLSKEERETLENDLFIPFAEFISEGNPQFFNRVHNHSTWGNVAVGMIALVMDNDELLDNALNGLKTDNLNTGMRDNDGGFIKVEGLRLGFFGNLDEPFSPDGYYNEGPYYQRYAMYPFLIFAEALHNVKPELKIFEYKDGVLLKAVDALLNLSDADGDFFPLNDGQKGMSYYTAALVSAVDIAYKFGGENPELLSIAKKQDRVVLDDTGLAIAIGIKEGLEKPFTKKSVNLSDGKKGDEGGVGILRSDNLELVYKYASHGSSHGHYDKLSFSLHEKGNEVLQDYGLARFVNIEQKGGGNYLKENQTWAKQTIAHNTITVNEESHFEGKFEIGTKHHSDLYFYDDKNPNIQILSATEVNAYPGTEMLRTLALIKDEDFERPFTIDLFKIKSDSKKQYDLPYYYLGHIMKTNFEFETYDQLNPLGKKNGYQHLWKEASGKPADANTVFSWKNNDLFYTLTTASNANDELILARIGANDPEYNLRKEPSFIIRRKNTQNTTFASVIESHGSYSSVSELALNAYSSITNLNVVLDTEAYTAVEITTKKNTTKIFIISNKDNSTDKNHIIKIGNKEYNWKGSYYYK